The DNA segment AGACATTGGGGACTCGTTCTCAGGTGTCTGTCGTCGGGCCTCCGGCTTCTGGCCTCTGGCTTCTGGCTCCCAGGGGCGTGGCGCAAATTAGGAAGTTAATGGCGCACTTTGCCGCTCGGAAACCCATCGGCCGACTGGATCATCCGGCCATTGACCCGCGGTGCGTCGACCCAAACGGCGCGCCGAACCTGCCAAGCTCACACCCCCGGATGGTCGCAGTCCGATCCAGCCATGAAGTTCACCCGATACCTTGCCCTCAGCGCCAGCCTCCTCGTCGCCACCCCGCTGCTCTGTGCCGCGGATGAGACCACGTCCGCCGCGCCGGCCACTCCGGCCGTGATCACGACCGGTGTCATCACCGGTGCGGTCCTAAACCCGATCTCCAAGGAATATGTCCGCAATGCCGAGGTGCAGGTCGAGGGCGCGGGGCTCTCGGCGATCACCGAGGCGGATGGCACCTACCGCCTGATGGGGGTGCCCGCCGGGACGGTGACGCTCGTGGTCACCTACACGGGCTACACGCCCGCGCGGGCGACGGTGAATGTGACCGCCGAATCGATCGTCACGCAGAATTTTGACCTGGGCGAACCGCTGGGCGGTCGCAGCGCCAAGAGCGAGACCATCGTGCTGGGCGAGTTCGTCGTGTCGGGCGAGCGTGAGGGCAACTCGAAGGCCATCATGAGCCAGCGCCGCGCGATGGATATCACCAACAGCATCGCGTCCGACGTGTTCGGCGACGTCGCCGAAGGCAACGTGGGCGAGTTCCTCAAGAACCTCGCCGGCGTCGATCTCGAGACCGTCGAAGGCGATGTGCGCACCGTGCGCCTCCGCGGCCTCGCGGCGGACTACACCGGCGTGACGGTCGACGGCGTGACCCTGGCCAGCGCCGATGCGAATGGCGCCTCCACGGGCGGCTCCCGCGCGTTCACTTTCGAGCAGGTTTCGTTGAACAGCATGGATTCGATCGAGGTGTTCAAGACCACCAGCGCCGACATGGATGCCAACGCGCCGGCCGGCACGATCAACCTGAAGTCCAAGCGCGCCTTTGACCGGCAGGGCCGGCGGATCACCTGGCAGACGCAGGTGAACATGAACTCGACCGACATGACGCTCTCTCGGACCGACGGCCCGGACAACGGCAAGCACCGGAAAGTGCGGCCGGGTGGCATCCTCGAGTACTCGGACGTGTTCCTGAACAAGCGTCTCGGCATCGTCCTCAACATCAGCGAGTCGAATACGTACAACGTGAGCGCGCGCTCGACGATGGCCTACAACTACGCCGCCACCGCGACCGATCCCCGCCCCGTGGTGCCGTACTCGATGGCCCAGACGATCGGACCGAAGTTCAAGGAGAACTTCAGCACGACTCTGACCGTCGATTACAAGCTGTCCCCGACCCTGAACTTCGGGGTGACGATGATGTACAACTACACCGACCAGTGGTTCAACCTGCGGACGGCTACGCTGTACACCGCCACGAGCTCGGCGGCCACCCGCACCACCGCGAACGTGGTCAAGGGCGACGATTCGCTCTACGGGTTTACCACGACCACGACCGGCTCGCGGCTGAACATGGCCGCCAACGGCATTTCGAAACCGGGCGAGGTTTGGACCTACATCCCGCGTTTTCAGTACAAGATCGGAAAACTGACCATCGAGGGCCGCTTTGCCTATTCCGATGCGCGCAGCTGGTACGACCCGCTGGGCCGCGAGGGGGCGATCTTCGGCACCGGATCGATGGCGGTCTCCGGGATGTTCGCCGCAACGCGCAGCAGCTACAGCAAAACGGACTGGAAATTCCGGCAGCTGAGCGGCAACGGCTGGGACACGGGTGCGAGCTACTCGACGCCCACGCTCTCCATCAATGACGGTCGCTCCTCGCGGTCCAAGGTGGGCAGCGGCGAGATCACGGGCTCGTTCTCTGTGGGCAGCAAGCCGGTGATCGCGATCAAGACCGGCATCAAGGCCAAGCGGGAGACCCGCGACTTCAAGTACGAGCGCGCGGCGTACTCCTACACCTACGAAGGGCCGGGCAGCGGTGTCGGCGCCTGGAAGGATTACCGGCTGCCCTACGCGATGGATTTCAGTCTCCTCGAGTCAGCGGTGATTTCGACCTCAGGGGCGGAGGCGTACGTGCCCGACATCCAGAAGATCGGGGCGCTGTTCCTGGAACACCCTGAGTACTTTTCTCGGGCGAAGACGGACACGGGTGCGAACTACTATTCGGCGTTCGTCGAGAACCGGCGCCATTACGAGGAGGCCATCGATTCGGCGTACGCGATGGCGACGACGACGCTGTGGCGAAAGCTGACGCTCCGCGCCGGATTGCGCTGGGAGGGGACCGAAGGCGATTCGCGCGAGTTCGACGCCCGGACTCCGGACGAGGTTAAGGCGGCTGGCTACAAGCTGGATAGCTCGGGTATCGCGACGACGGTCGACGGCGTGAAGTACCAGTACATGTCCAAGCCGCAGACCCATCGTAAGCGCGAATACGACAACTTCTTCCCGAGTGCGTCGGCGAAGTACAAGTTTCTGCCGAACCTCGACCTGCAACTGGCGTACAGCAAAACCATCCGCCGTCCGAGTTACGCCGATATGGCTGGCGTGCTGGTGATCGATGAAGACTCCACGCTCGTTACGGCGCCCAATCCTTACCTGAAGCCGGAGACGTCGGACAATTTGTCCGCTCGCCTCGCGTACTATTTCGAGCCGGTTGGCCAATTCGCGGTGAACCTCTACCAGAACCGGGTGAAGAACCTGCTGGTGAATGCGGACGACGTCACCGCGGAGGAATACGGGTACACCGGTCCACTGGATCTCAGCGGCTATCGATTCAGCAGCACCGTAAACCGGGGCGGCACGACCAAGCTGAACGGCATGGAGCTCGAATACAGCCAGAGTCTCTCGTTTTTGCCTGGTCCCCTCTCGGGGCTGAACGTGCGCGGGACGTACACCCGCAGTGAATCCAGTATCACCAATCCCAACATGGCGCCGCATGCGGCGAGTGGGGGCCTGAACTACACCTTCCGTCGCGTGAACCTCTACGTGAACACCGTGTGGACCGACGACACGCCGACCAGCAGCACCGGTCTCCGTTACCGCAAGCACCGCGCCAGTGTGGATGCGGGCGGCAGCGTGCGGCTCACGCAGAAGACCAAGCTGTTCTTCTCCGCGCGTAACATCTTCAACGAGCCGTTCATCACGCTGGAGGAGTATCCGAACTGCCCGGCAGTCGCGGTCAACTACGCGAAGTTCGGCACGTTCTGGACGTTTGGCGTCAAAGGCACGTTCTAATCCCGGCAATCCCTTAACCGGCGCGCTGGCGTCGGCGCGAATCCTCGCGCCGCCGACGGATCGTGGCGATTTTCCAGCCGCCGACCCTTTCTCCCATGGCATCTCTCCGCTGGTCCGGCCTCGCGGCCCTCTTCTCCGTCGGTTGTTCGCTCGCCTTCAGCGCGCCGGCGAACCCCGTCCAGGTCGACTTCACGGTCAAGAATGGTTGTGCCGAGCTGGCGTGGCGGTCGGACGGCCTGGCGTTGGCGGCGCAAAGCGCCGGTCTTCCCCGCGCGGAAGGCGGGGCGGGCGCGGTGTGGACGCTGCGATTGCAGTCGGTGCAGGACGCGAAGGCGACGCTCGATCTCAGCAGCCGCGACCAGCAGGCGAAGGTGGAGCCGATTGCCGGTGGTTATCGCGTGAGCTACGGTCCGCTGGTGGATGCGAGCGGCGGCCGGCACGCGCTCGAGCTGATGCTCGAGGTGCGGTCTGAGTACGCGGCGTTCGCGGTGACCGGCAGCTTGCGCAACGGCACGACGGCGTGGCGCGTGGTGGAATTCGCCGGCCCGGTGGTGGGCGGGTTGCCGGCGCAGCTCGAGCAGCACCCGCTGCTGGTGCCCTACGGATACGGCATGCAGGTGCGGGCGGTGCCGAAGGAGCCGACGAAGCCCGCCAAGCGGGCGCCGGCGTGGCTGGCGGCGGGCGAGGGTGTGCTGGAGCTGAAGGCGG comes from the Opitutus sp. ER46 genome and includes:
- a CDS encoding TonB-dependent receptor, translating into MKFTRYLALSASLLVATPLLCAADETTSAAPATPAVITTGVITGAVLNPISKEYVRNAEVQVEGAGLSAITEADGTYRLMGVPAGTVTLVVTYTGYTPARATVNVTAESIVTQNFDLGEPLGGRSAKSETIVLGEFVVSGEREGNSKAIMSQRRAMDITNSIASDVFGDVAEGNVGEFLKNLAGVDLETVEGDVRTVRLRGLAADYTGVTVDGVTLASADANGASTGGSRAFTFEQVSLNSMDSIEVFKTTSADMDANAPAGTINLKSKRAFDRQGRRITWQTQVNMNSTDMTLSRTDGPDNGKHRKVRPGGILEYSDVFLNKRLGIVLNISESNTYNVSARSTMAYNYAATATDPRPVVPYSMAQTIGPKFKENFSTTLTVDYKLSPTLNFGVTMMYNYTDQWFNLRTATLYTATSSAATRTTANVVKGDDSLYGFTTTTTGSRLNMAANGISKPGEVWTYIPRFQYKIGKLTIEGRFAYSDARSWYDPLGREGAIFGTGSMAVSGMFAATRSSYSKTDWKFRQLSGNGWDTGASYSTPTLSINDGRSSRSKVGSGEITGSFSVGSKPVIAIKTGIKAKRETRDFKYERAAYSYTYEGPGSGVGAWKDYRLPYAMDFSLLESAVISTSGAEAYVPDIQKIGALFLEHPEYFSRAKTDTGANYYSAFVENRRHYEEAIDSAYAMATTTLWRKLTLRAGLRWEGTEGDSREFDARTPDEVKAAGYKLDSSGIATTVDGVKYQYMSKPQTHRKREYDNFFPSASAKYKFLPNLDLQLAYSKTIRRPSYADMAGVLVIDEDSTLVTAPNPYLKPETSDNLSARLAYYFEPVGQFAVNLYQNRVKNLLVNADDVTAEEYGYTGPLDLSGYRFSSTVNRGGTTKLNGMELEYSQSLSFLPGPLSGLNVRGTYTRSESSITNPNMAPHAASGGLNYTFRRVNLYVNTVWTDDTPTSSTGLRYRKHRASVDAGGSVRLTQKTKLFFSARNIFNEPFITLEEYPNCPAVAVNYAKFGTFWTFGVKGTF